A genome region from candidate division KSB1 bacterium includes the following:
- a CDS encoding TetR/AcrR family transcriptional regulator, with product MNESKRTRLLKAAIKVFARHGFFKSKVEDIAKEAGVATGTTYLYFENKDDLLISIFEEEMAPIIERIRTLMQEKSTATEKIITFIEQHFEIVKNNPDLAVLFEVELRQSNKFLHNYHGTRFKEYLDIIGTAFSQGQEKGEFRTDIHPSIFKQIVFGAVDHISSNYALSASKNLDLNIAAQMISDTVLNGVVVK from the coding sequence ATGAATGAGTCCAAACGCACTCGTTTGTTAAAGGCTGCCATCAAGGTCTTTGCGCGCCATGGTTTTTTTAAATCCAAAGTCGAGGATATCGCCAAAGAAGCAGGTGTTGCCACCGGCACGACTTATTTATATTTTGAAAACAAGGACGATCTGCTGATATCGATTTTTGAAGAAGAGATGGCCCCTATTATTGAACGAATCAGAACTCTGATGCAGGAAAAAAGCACAGCAACGGAAAAAATCATTACATTCATTGAACAGCACTTTGAAATCGTCAAAAACAATCCCGACCTGGCGGTGCTCTTTGAAGTCGAGCTGAGACAGAGCAACAAATTTTTGCATAATTATCACGGAACACGTTTCAAGGAATATCTGGATATCATCGGCACTGCCTTTTCACAGGGTCAGGAAAAGGGAGAATTTCGCACGGATATCCATCCCAGCATTTTCAAACAAATCGTATTTGGTGCGGTCGATCATATATCCTCCAATTACGCGCTTTCAGCGAGTAAAAATCTGGATCTCAATATTGCGGCCCAAATGATCAGCGATACGGTACTGAATGGTGTGGTCGTTAAATAA
- a CDS encoding TolC family protein, translating into MKKRILLMIVLCCSVLSAQETLDLDQCINIALQNNSQLRIAETQVDISGTQVVSARSNWLPTVGLSSGPEKPFRDRAP; encoded by the coding sequence ATGAAGAAACGAATTCTATTGATGATCGTCCTGTGCTGCTCTGTTCTGTCTGCACAGGAAACTCTTGACCTTGATCAATGTATTAATATCGCCCTGCAAAATAATTCTCAGCTTCGAATAGCCGAGACCCAGGTGGACATTTCCGGCACTCAGGTTGTCAGCGCGCGCTCAAATTGGCTGCCGACTGTCGGACTCAGCTCGGGGCCGGAAAAACCATTCAGGGACCGCGCTCCCTGA
- a CDS encoding YIP1 family protein — protein MSNVQSQEKDMNVFQRIINVFLAPTATFTAVREKPKWIIPFILILLIGLFTTFMLQPVIADMQKEAMIKQYEKMGMSQQEMDQALEKARQWSGLFVYPSALIGVAMMLAAGGLVWLFVGNTVLASSMTFHQAMGLNVYRYLIISLGGLIKLPIMLSKNSMDVHFSLATFMPSDASSGFLYKFLANIEVFNIWSIAVLCIGLAVITRADVKKVWPWVAALFLIYYLAAAGLGTAFGQ, from the coding sequence ATGAGTAATGTACAATCACAGGAAAAGGATATGAATGTTTTTCAGAGAATTATTAATGTTTTTCTGGCGCCGACAGCCACCTTTACTGCAGTCCGCGAGAAACCAAAATGGATCATTCCATTCATTCTTATTCTCTTAATCGGCTTGTTTACAACTTTTATGCTGCAGCCGGTCATTGCAGACATGCAGAAAGAAGCCATGATCAAGCAATATGAAAAAATGGGAATGAGTCAGCAGGAAATGGATCAAGCCCTGGAAAAGGCCCGGCAATGGTCCGGACTTTTCGTCTATCCGTCTGCTTTGATCGGTGTGGCTATGATGCTGGCTGCAGGAGGCCTGGTCTGGTTGTTTGTCGGTAATACCGTTTTGGCCAGCAGTATGACCTTTCATCAGGCCATGGGATTAAATGTCTACCGGTACCTGATTATTTCCCTGGGAGGTCTGATAAAACTGCCGATTATGCTGTCAAAGAACAGTATGGACGTGCATTTCAGTCTGGCTACGTTTATGCCGTCTGACGCCAGCTCTGGATTTTTATACAAATTTCTGGCAAATATTGAAGTCTTTAACATCTGGTCGATCGCTGTATTGTGCATCGGACTTGCGGTGATTACCCGGGCAGATGTTAAAAAGGTTTGGCCCTGGGTGGCAGCGCTTTTTCTGATTTATTATCTGGCTGCAGCCGGCCTGGGAACCGCATTTGGTCAATAA
- the thiI gene encoding tRNA uracil 4-sulfurtransferase ThiI → MSEHATPCIIIHHSEISLKKGNRGFFEARLRDNINHALNGLPGCHVKMDYGRFLLFFNHMDQTQEILDRLQHVVGIAYLRPAYPGSRDPDTLKDQVFDIVKSMSFNTFRVDTRRADKQFPHTSVEINRIVGSRIHMQLGKPVDLSDQADLTISIEIFNKKVFFSVNSIRGIRGLPVGSTGKVVSMLSSGIDSPVSSFMMMTRGCQNIFVHFHSYPYTEKSSIYNAQALVRHLTRYQYRSKLYLVPLASIQRAIISGAPEKFRVILYRRMMYRLAQKVAEKEGARALVTGDSLGQVASQTLENIAAIDDAITMPVLRPLSGLDKDSIIKKARDLGTFTTSIEPHDDCCSYLVPQRPETKAKMDQVHKAESGVPDWQAQIKDALKKTELEKYTWSV, encoded by the coding sequence ATGTCGGAACACGCAACCCCCTGTATCATCATTCATCACAGTGAAATCAGCCTGAAAAAGGGAAACCGCGGCTTTTTCGAAGCCCGTTTGCGCGACAACATCAATCATGCTTTAAACGGTTTGCCCGGTTGCCATGTCAAAATGGATTACGGACGTTTTTTGCTGTTTTTCAATCACATGGATCAGACGCAGGAAATACTCGACCGCCTGCAACACGTGGTCGGTATTGCCTATCTGCGGCCGGCCTATCCCGGATCGCGCGATCCTGACACATTAAAAGACCAGGTTTTCGACATCGTAAAGTCCATGTCTTTTAACACATTCCGCGTTGACACGAGGCGCGCTGACAAACAGTTTCCCCATACATCGGTCGAAATCAACCGGATCGTGGGTTCGAGAATTCACATGCAACTCGGCAAACCCGTAGATTTGAGCGATCAGGCGGATTTGACCATTTCCATTGAAATTTTCAATAAAAAAGTATTTTTTTCCGTGAACAGCATCCGCGGCATCCGCGGACTGCCGGTCGGCAGTACAGGCAAAGTCGTCAGTATGCTTTCTTCCGGTATCGACTCACCGGTTTCCTCGTTCATGATGATGACACGGGGATGTCAGAATATTTTCGTCCATTTTCACAGTTATCCCTATACGGAAAAATCCTCTATCTACAACGCGCAAGCTTTGGTACGCCATTTGACCCGCTATCAATATCGTTCAAAACTGTACCTCGTTCCACTGGCCTCTATTCAGCGAGCTATTATTTCAGGCGCACCGGAAAAGTTCAGGGTTATTTTATACCGGCGCATGATGTACAGGCTGGCACAAAAAGTGGCTGAAAAGGAAGGCGCGCGGGCCCTGGTTACGGGGGACAGTCTGGGACAGGTGGCTTCACAGACATTGGAAAACATCGCCGCGATTGACGACGCCATCACCATGCCGGTATTGCGTCCGTTATCCGGGCTGGACAAGGACAGCATTATTAAAAAAGCACGCGACCTGGGCACCTTTACGACGTCCATTGAGCCGCATGATGACTGCTGCAGTTATCTGGTACCGCAACGTCCGGAAACCAAGGCAAAAATGGACCAGGTTCACAAAGCCGAATCGGGAGTCCCGGACTGGCAGGCCCAAATCAAAGACGCGCTAAAGAAAACAGAACTCGAAAAATATACCTGGTCAGTATGA